DNA sequence from the Acidobacteriota bacterium genome:
CCAGGGGCGGACCGGTTGTCAGCCCAAGCTGACCGCAGAAGAAGAAGATGGCCGTGAACGTGGCCGAACGGGCCAGGTTCACCGTGCTGGAGTGCATCACTCCCAGCGGATGGAAGGCGCCCGAGGCAACCGCCGCGAGGGCGAACGGAATGAGGAACAGCACGAACTTCCCCGTCGCGGCGGCCGCATAGACCGCCATCGCCATGCAGGACAGGTTGAAGGCGACACTGAACGGTCCAAGGAAGCGGCTGCCGACCCGATCGACCAACCAGCCGAACGCCGGTTGCGTCGTGCCGGCCAGGACCTGGAACAGTCCCACCGCAAGCCCGATCTGGGCCGCGCTCAGGTTCAGCGGCACGCTGAGGAAGGCCAGCAGCACCGGCCCCATGCTGTTGAAGATGTCGATGCCCAGGTGACCTACCGTCACCGCGGCGAAGATACGCCGGCCGTTCACTTGCGGCCCGCTACCCGCCCGCGGGCGCGTCTCCTCTTGGTGCGCTGACATCGCCGCCCCGGCGCGGATCCGCCACGCCGAGCAGGCTCGATCCCTCCACCCGGATGGCTGACACGTCGCCGCTCAGGCCCCGCTCGAAGAGCTCATGGCCTCGCGCGGCCAGTCCCTCGAGCGCCTCGGCGGAAAGACCGCCTTCCTCGTAGAACACCTGGTCCGGCCAGGCCTGATGATGCACCCGCGGACTCTCCACCGCCTCCTGCAGGGTCATGCCGTGATCGATCGTGTTCGAGATCACGTGGTAGACGGTCGTGATGATCGTCGGGCCACCAGGCGTACCGACGACCATCATCAACTCACCCGAAGGATCCAGCACGATGCTCGGCGTCATGGACGACATCATCCGCTTGCCCGGGACGATCGAGTTGTTCTCGCCCTCGACGAGCCCGAACTGGTTCGGCTGGCCCGGCGCTGCGGCGAAATCGTCCATCTCGTTGTTCAGCAGGAACCCGGCGCCGGTGACGGTGACCGCGTTGCCGAAACCGCTATTGATCGTCGTCGTGACCGACGCCGCGTTGCCCCAGCGGTCGACCACGGAGTAGTGGGTCGTCTCGGTGCTCTCGGCAGGAGGCGCGACCTCAATCGGCGGCAACGGCAGCGCCCGCTCCGGATCGATCCGGGACCGCAACCCGTCCGCATAGTCCTGGGACTCGAACTGCGCGCGCGGAATGTCGACGAAGTCCGGATCGCCCAGGAGGGTGTTGCGGTCCCTGAACGCGAGCCGCATCGTCTCGGCCTCCAGATGGATCAACTCGGCGCTCCCGAACGGAGGCAGCGGATCCCAGCCTTCCAACGCGTTGAGGATCAGACCCAGGGTCAGGCCGCCAGAAGAAACCGGCGGCATCGAGTAGATCGTGTGGCCGCGGTACTCGACCTCGACCGGCTCGCGCCACACCGGTTCGTAGTCCAGAAGATCCTGGTGCGAGATGAGTCCGCCGCCGTTCGCCATCTCGGCGACGATCAGGTCGGCGACCCGACCCCGGTAGAAGCCGTCCGGGCCGTGTTCCGCGATCGCCGAGAGCGTGGCGGCGAGGTCCGGCTGCTCCAGCATCGCGCCTGGCGGCGGCGCCTCGCCGTCGACCAGGAACTGCAGAGCGCTCGCCGGGAACCGGCTGAGCCGCGGCGCCGCGGATTCGAGACTCCGCGATCGCACCTCATCGACCTCGTGACCGCGCGCCAACTCGATCGCCGGCGCCACCAGGTCGGACCACGGCAACGAACCGTACTCCCGGTGCATCTCCCACAGGCCGGCGACGGAGCCCGGAACGCCGGCTGCCAGGTGTCCGATCACCGCGCTCTCCGTGACATCGCCGTCGTCGTCCAGAAACATGTCGCGAGTAGCGGCGCCAGGCGCCTTCTCGCGGTAATCGAGCGCCCGCACTTCGCCCTCGCTCGACCGGTGGACCAGGAAGCCTCCGCCGCCGATGTTGCCGGCAGCCGGCAGGACGGCCGCCAGGGCAAACCCGACGGCGACGGCGGCGTCGACCGCGTTGCCGCCCCGCTCCAGGATCCGGGCGCCGGCTACAGAAGCCAGACCGTGGCCGCTCACCACCATCCCATGCCGCCCTTCCGCCGCTCTCGCCTGGCCGTCGAGACTCCAGTCCGGGACCGGCGCGGTCGTCCCGACTGCCGTTTCTCCCCCCCGGCAGGCGAGTCCGAGCAGGAGCGCGGGGGCAAGGCAGCCGGCAATCAAGCTGCGAGAGAGCGGACGCGAGGCCCTGGTCGCGAGCCGGCTCATGGCGTTGGGCACGGTATCAGAGGCAGGTGCCCGGAGCCCGGCGGATACGCTTGGTTCGTTCCAGACGACACGGCTTCACCCTGAGCAGGAGAGAGCTATGCAGACCAAGCTCCCCGAGCTGACGATCGGCATCGAGGAGGAGTACCAGATCATCGACCCCGA
Encoded proteins:
- the ggt gene encoding gamma-glutamyltransferase, whose product is MSRLATRASRPLSRSLIAGCLAPALLLGLACRGGETAVGTTAPVPDWSLDGQARAAEGRHGMVVSGHGLASVAGARILERGGNAVDAAVAVGFALAAVLPAAGNIGGGGFLVHRSSEGEVRALDYREKAPGAATRDMFLDDDGDVTESAVIGHLAAGVPGSVAGLWEMHREYGSLPWSDLVAPAIELARGHEVDEVRSRSLESAAPRLSRFPASALQFLVDGEAPPPGAMLEQPDLAATLSAIAEHGPDGFYRGRVADLIVAEMANGGGLISHQDLLDYEPVWREPVEVEYRGHTIYSMPPVSSGGLTLGLILNALEGWDPLPPFGSAELIHLEAETMRLAFRDRNTLLGDPDFVDIPRAQFESQDYADGLRSRIDPERALPLPPIEVAPPAESTETTHYSVVDRWGNAASVTTTINSGFGNAVTVTGAGFLLNNEMDDFAAAPGQPNQFGLVEGENNSIVPGKRMMSSMTPSIVLDPSGELMMVVGTPGGPTIITTVYHVISNTIDHGMTLQEAVESPRVHHQAWPDQVFYEEGGLSAEALEGLAARGHELFERGLSGDVSAIRVEGSSLLGVADPRRGGDVSAPRGDAPAGG